The Mycolicibacterium parafortuitum nucleotide sequence GACCGGATCGCCCGGCTGGTCACGCTGTCGTCGGGCGACGATCGCGCCGACACCCTGATCCGGCTGACCTGCGGGCGGGCCCTGTCGCTGCCACCGCTGCCGTCGCCGACAGACCCGCCCGACGGGCACACCGACGCCGAACAGATCCTGATGGCGTTCGCCGAGCAGTTCAGCGTCGACGTGACCGGCATCAGCGACAACCAACGCAACCGCTTCATAGGGGCCTACGGCGACAACGCGTTTCGGGTCGTGGTCGCGATCTTCGTCGCCGATTTCCTGCCGAGGGTGTGGGCCGGGTGTGCGGCGCTGGGGCTCGGGAAGCCGGGCTGGACGGCCGAGGCGGTGATCGACCGTGACGCGGATCCGGTGGCGGTGGTGCTGGGCGGTTTCGTGCCCGCGGTCGCGCGGATGCGCGAAGTGGACGCGGTGACCACCGAGGTGGTGCGGCTGCGCGGGGCCGACGCGCACAACTGCCGGCTGTGCAAGTCGCTGCGGGAGGGGCATGCGCTGGATGCGGGCGGCTCGGAGGATCTGTACAGCCAGATCGCCGACTTCGAGCACGCCGACGGACTGACCGATGCGCACAAGGCCGCGCTGCGGTACGTCGACACGCTGGTCTGGTCGCCGTCGCGGATCGAGCCTGAGGTGGTCGACGGGATGCGAAAGCACTTCTCCGGCAAGCAGATGCTGGAGATCACGCTCGACGTGATGCGCAATGCCGCGAACAAGATCGCGGTGTCGATGGGTGCGGACGCCCCGCGGGTCGCCGAGGGCACGGAACGCTACGAGGTCGACGAGCAGGGGCAGACCATCTTCGCCTGACCGCGGGTGTGCGAACATGATGGCCGCGCAGTGCGCGCCGGGGGCGGTAGCTCAGTCGGTTAGAGCCGTGGACTCATAATCCATTGGTCGCGGGTTCGAGCCCCG carries:
- a CDS encoding carboxymuconolactone decarboxylase family protein — encoded protein: MSDASADRIARLVTLSSGDDRADTLIRLTCGRALSLPPLPSPTDPPDGHTDAEQILMAFAEQFSVDVTGISDNQRNRFIGAYGDNAFRVVVAIFVADFLPRVWAGCAALGLGKPGWTAEAVIDRDADPVAVVLGGFVPAVARMREVDAVTTEVVRLRGADAHNCRLCKSLREGHALDAGGSEDLYSQIADFEHADGLTDAHKAALRYVDTLVWSPSRIEPEVVDGMRKHFSGKQMLEITLDVMRNAANKIAVSMGADAPRVAEGTERYEVDEQGQTIFA